A single region of the Syngnathoides biaculeatus isolate LvHL_M chromosome 17, ASM1980259v1, whole genome shotgun sequence genome encodes:
- the enc1 gene encoding ectoderm-neural cortex protein 1 yields MKMSVCVHENRKSRASTGSMNIYLFHKSSYADSVLMHLNSLRQQRLFTDVLLHAGSRSFPCHRAVLAACSRYFEAMFSGGLRESQASEVDFHDSVHPEVLELLLDYAYTSRVVINEENAESLLEAGDMLEFQDIRDACAEFLERNLHPSNCLGMLLLSDAHQCTKLSELSWSMCLSNFPAICKTEDFLQLPKDMVVQLLSHEELETEDERLVYEAALNWINYDLERRHCDLPQLLGTVRLALLPAIFLMENVSTEELINAQAGSKELVDEAIRCKLRILQNDGVVNSQCARPRKTSHALFLLGGQTFMCDKLYLVDQKAKEIIPKADIPSPRKEFSACAIGCKVYITGGRGSENGVSKDVWVYDTVHEEWSKAAPMLIARFGHGSAELKHCLYVVGGHTAATGCLPASPSVSLKQVEQFDPAANKWTMVAPLREGVSNAAVVSVKLKLFAFGGTSVTHDKLPKVQCYDPQENRWTVPASCPQPWRYTAAAVLGNQIFVMGGDTEFSACSAYKFSSESYQWTKVGDVTAKRMSCQAVASGNKLYVVGGYFGTQRCKTLDCYDPTLDAWNSITTVPYSLIPTAFVSTWKHLPA; encoded by the coding sequence ATGAAAATGTCCGTGTGCGTCCACGAGAACCGGAAGTCCCGGGCCAGCACCGGCTCCATGAACATCTACCTGTTCCACAAGTCATCGTATGCCGACAGCGTCCTCATGCACCTCAACTCCTTGCGGCAGCAGCGTCTGTTCACCGACGTTCTCCTCCACGCCGGCAGCCGGTCCTTCCCGTGCCACCGCGCCGTGCTGGCCGCCTGCAGCCGCTACTTCGAGGCCATGTTCAGTGGCGGGCTGCGCGAGAGCCAGGCCAGCGAGGTGGACTTCCACGACTCGGTCCACCCGGAGGTGCTGGAGCTGCTGTTGGACTACGCGTACACATCACGGGTGGTTATCAACGAAGAGAACGCCGAGTCACTGCTGGAGGCCGGCGACATGCTGGAGTTCCAGGACATCCGCGATGCCTGCGCAGAATTCCTGGAGAGGAACCTTCACCCGTCCAACTGCCTGGGCATGCTGCTCCTGTCCGACGCCCACCAGTGCACCAAGCTGTCGGAGCTCTCCTGGAGCATGTGCCTCAGCAACTTCCCCGCCATTTGCAAGACTGAAGACTTCCTCCAGCTGCCCAAAGACATGGTGGTGCAGCTTTTGTCCCACGAGGAACTGGAGACCGAGGATGAGCGGTTGGTGTACGAGGCCGCCTTGAACTGGATCAACTATGACCTGGAGAGGCGCCACTGCGATCTCCCCCAGCTCCTGGGGACAGTCCGCCTGGCCTTGCTGCCTGCCATCTTTCTGATGGAGAACGTCTCCACCGAGGAGCTGATCAACGCCCAGGCTGGGAGCAAGGAGCTGGTGGACGAGGCCATCCGGTGTAAGCTGAGGATCCTGCAGAACGACGGCGTTGTCAACAGCCAGTGCGCTAGGCCCCGGAAAACCAGCCACGCCCTCTTCCTCCTCGGGGGTCAGACCTTCATGTGTGACAAATTGTACCTGGTGGACCAGAAGGCCAAGGAGATCATTCCCAAAGCGGACATTCCCAGCCCGAGGAAGGAATTCAGCGCCTGCGCCATCGGTTGCAAGGTGTACATAACGGGGGGACGGGGATCGGAGAATGGCGTTTCCAAAGACGTGTGGGTCTACGACACGGTCCACGAGGAATGGTCCAAAGCCGCGCCCATGCTCATCGCTAGGTTTGGCCACGGCTCGGCCGAACTCAAGCACTGCCTGTACGTGGTCGGCGGTCACACGGCAGCGACCGGCTGCCTCCCCGCCTCTCCTTCGGTGTCGCTTAAACAAGTGGAGCAGTTCGACCCGGCGGCCAACAAGTGGACCATGGTGGCACCCCTGAGGGAGGGCGTGAGCAACGCGGCGGTGGTCAGCGTCAAGCTCAAGCTTTTCGCCTTCGGTGGGACCAGTGTCACTCACGACAAGCTGCCCAAGGTGCAGTGCTACGACCCGCAGGAGAACCGGTGGACCGTGCCCGCGTCGTGCCCGCAGCCGTGGCGCTACACGGCCGCCGCCGTCCTGGGCAACCAGATCTTCGTCATGGGCGGCGACACAGAGTTCTCGGCGTGCTCGGCGTACAAGTTCAGCAGCGAGAGCTACCAGTGGACTAAAGTAGGCGACGTGACGGCCAAGCGCATGAGCTGCCAGGCGGTGGCGTCGGGCAACAAACTGTACGTGGTGGGCGGCTACTTTGGCACGCAGCGCTGCAAAACCTTAGACTGCTATGACCCCACGCTGGATGCATGGAACAGCATCACCACAGTGCCCTATTCCCTGATCCCCACCGCTTTCGTCAGCACCTGGAAGCATCTGCCCGCCTGA